One Miscanthus floridulus cultivar M001 chromosome 11, ASM1932011v1, whole genome shotgun sequence DNA window includes the following coding sequences:
- the LOC136491229 gene encoding putative invertase inhibitor: MKLLQALCPLVFLLACSMSNASVLQDACKSFAAKNPDTGYAYCIKFFQADKGSASADKRGLAAIAVKLTGAAAKSTAKHIAALRASEKDKKRLAGLKDCSEVYTQAVDQTGMAAKGIASGTPRGRADAVTALSAVEDAPGTCEQGFQNLGVPSPLASEDAGFRKDASIALSVTAAL; this comes from the coding sequence ATGAAGCTTCTGCAAGCTCTGTGCCCTCTCGTTTTCCTCCTCGCCTGCTCCATGTCCAACGCCTCCGTCTTACAAGACGCGTGCAAGTCCTTCGCCGCTAAAAACCCGGACACCGGCTACGCCTACTGCATCAAGTTCTTCCAGGCCGACAAGGGAAGCGCCAGCGCGGACAAGCGTGGCCTCGCCGCCATCGCCGTGAAGCTCACCGGGGCAGCCGCCAAGAGCACCGCCAAGCACATCGCCGCCCTGCGGGCCTCCGAGAAGGACAAGAAGCGGCTGGCGGGCCTCAAAGATTGCTCCGAGGTGTACACGCAGGCCGTGGACCAGACCGGCATGGCGGCGAAGGGCATCGCGTCGGGCACGCCCCGGGGCCGTGCGGACGCGGTGACAGCGCTCAGCGCGGTGGAGGACGCCCCCGGCACCTGTGAGCAGGGATTCCAAAACCTGGGTGTGCCTTCGCCGCTGGCCTCGGAGGACGCCGGGTTCCGGAAGGATGCGTCCATCGCGCTGTCTGTAACGGCGGCGCTGTAG